A genome region from Synergistaceae bacterium includes the following:
- a CDS encoding aminomethyl-transferring glycine dehydrogenase subunit GcvPA, with translation MNRYIPTTDDDRRRMLQTIGAASVEELFSGIPSQVRQKTPSDLPGPMSEMEIINDLRSLAAWNLTMDDAICFLGAGVYDHFIPSAVDSLISRGEFTTSYTPYQPEVAQGTLQAIFQYQTMVCELTGMEIANASMYDGATAAAEAAVVASVATKKRKVLCGDNVHPQTRETLRTYCWSRKLEYVELAHKKGAIDAAELEKSLAAGDVAALVVQTPNFFGVLEDIKPLADSLHKAGGLLIACTDLLALGTIEAPGKLGADIVVGDGQTVGNPMNFGGPAFGFFAVNKPLMRRMPGRICGQTTDSQGRRTFVLTLQAREQHIRREKATSNICSNQNLCIVAASVYLSLMGPKGLREAGEQIIAKTAYAVDQLEKTGKFRRAFPDAPVFRETVLICDEPPATLNERLLDAGVVGGLDLGELHPELKNAWLLAVTESRTSDEIDYMVSVAGGDEE, from the coding sequence ATGAATCGCTACATACCGACGACGGACGACGACAGGCGCCGGATGCTTCAGACCATCGGCGCCGCGAGCGTCGAAGAGCTCTTCTCGGGCATTCCGTCGCAGGTCCGCCAGAAGACCCCCTCCGACCTGCCGGGTCCCATGTCAGAGATGGAGATAATCAACGATCTGCGTAGCCTCGCCGCCTGGAACCTGACGATGGACGACGCTATCTGCTTCCTGGGTGCGGGCGTGTATGACCATTTCATCCCCTCCGCGGTGGACAGCCTGATCTCGCGAGGGGAGTTCACCACCAGCTATACCCCCTATCAGCCGGAGGTGGCGCAGGGAACCCTGCAGGCCATCTTCCAGTACCAGACCATGGTCTGTGAGCTGACCGGGATGGAGATAGCCAACGCGTCCATGTACGACGGGGCAACTGCGGCCGCCGAGGCCGCGGTGGTGGCATCCGTCGCGACGAAGAAGCGCAAGGTGCTGTGCGGCGACAACGTTCATCCCCAGACGAGGGAGACATTGCGCACATACTGCTGGAGCAGGAAGCTGGAGTATGTCGAGCTGGCTCACAAAAAGGGCGCGATCGACGCAGCGGAGCTGGAGAAATCGCTCGCGGCCGGAGATGTCGCTGCCCTGGTGGTGCAGACGCCCAACTTCTTCGGCGTCCTGGAGGACATAAAGCCGCTGGCCGACTCTCTTCACAAGGCGGGCGGCCTGCTGATAGCCTGTACCGACCTGCTCGCCCTCGGCACGATAGAGGCCCCGGGCAAGCTCGGCGCGGACATAGTCGTAGGGGACGGCCAGACGGTCGGCAACCCGATGAACTTCGGGGGGCCCGCGTTCGGCTTCTTCGCCGTCAACAAGCCCCTGATGCGGCGCATGCCGGGCAGAATCTGCGGCCAGACCACGGACAGCCAGGGCAGGCGCACCTTCGTGCTCACCCTGCAGGCGCGCGAGCAGCACATCCGCAGGGAGAAGGCGACCTCCAACATCTGTTCCAACCAGAACCTCTGCATAGTCGCGGCCTCCGTCTACCTGTCTCTGATGGGGCCGAAGGGCCTGCGCGAGGCCGGAGAGCAGATAATCGCCAAGACCGCCTATGCGGTCGATCAGCTGGAGAAGACCGGCAAGTTCCGCCGGGCCTTCCCGGACGCTCCCGTGTTTCGTGAGACGGTGCTGATCTGCGACGAGCCGCCTGCGACCCTCAACGAGAGGTTGCTGGACGCCGGCGTCGTCGGAGGATTGGACCTTGGCGAGCTCCACCCGGAGCTGAAAAACGCCTGGTTGCTCGCGGTGACCGAGAGCCGCACCAGCGACGAGATCGACTACATGGTATCGGTGGCGGGAGGTGACGAGGAATGA
- the gcvH gene encoding glycine cleavage system protein GcvH codes for MSKIPEDLRYTKDHEWIKIEGNIGTVGVTDYAQNAMGDVVYVELPEVGDEVAAGDDFIVIESVKGANDVFSPVSGKVAEVNEELDGAPELVNQDAYANWLAKLEVADPSEADKLLDAAAYAKLLEELEAEGS; via the coding sequence ATGTCGAAAATACCGGAGGATCTTCGCTATACCAAGGATCACGAGTGGATCAAGATCGAGGGCAACATAGGAACGGTCGGAGTCACTGACTACGCCCAGAACGCGATGGGCGACGTGGTCTACGTCGAGCTGCCCGAGGTCGGCGACGAGGTGGCGGCCGGGGACGACTTCATAGTCATCGAATCGGTCAAGGGCGCCAACGACGTCTTCAGCCCCGTGTCCGGCAAGGTGGCCGAGGTCAACGAGGAGCTTGACGGAGCACCGGAGCTCGTCAACCAGGACGCCTACGCCAACTGGCTGGCCAAGCTTGAGGTTGCCGACCCGTCCGAAGCGGACAAGCTGCTGGACGCGGCGGCCTACGCTAAACTGCTCGAGGAGCTGGAAGCGGAAGGATCTTAG